A region from the Variovorax sp. RKNM96 genome encodes:
- a CDS encoding DUF72 domain-containing protein has translation MTQIIPEIPRIGCAGWSLPRDLWPAFPAEGSHLERYAQRFDAVEIDTSFYRPHRRETYERWAASTPGGFRFAVKLPKTVTHEQRLAGAMPAFDEFLAQVTGLGDRLGCLVVQLPPSLAFDAPVVRRFLADVRKRHAGPVALEPRHRSWFLPAAESLLSRFQVGRVLADPVLFEEAAAPGGWPGLVYLRLHGSPRRYWSAYDDALLERLASRLRLAREEGAACWCIFDNTAGGEAVGNAMTLARLLQNR, from the coding sequence ATGACGCAGATCATTCCCGAGATACCGCGCATCGGGTGCGCGGGCTGGAGCCTGCCGCGCGACCTGTGGCCGGCGTTTCCCGCCGAGGGCTCGCACCTCGAGCGTTACGCGCAGCGCTTCGATGCGGTCGAGATCGATACCTCGTTCTACCGGCCGCACCGGCGCGAGACCTACGAGCGGTGGGCCGCTTCGACACCCGGCGGATTCCGTTTCGCGGTCAAGCTGCCGAAGACCGTCACGCACGAGCAGCGGCTTGCCGGTGCGATGCCGGCTTTCGATGAATTCCTTGCGCAGGTGACAGGGCTGGGCGACAGGCTCGGCTGCCTTGTCGTGCAACTGCCGCCGAGCCTCGCTTTCGACGCGCCTGTGGTCCGGCGCTTTCTCGCCGATGTGCGGAAGAGGCACGCCGGCCCTGTGGCACTGGAGCCGAGGCATCGCAGTTGGTTCCTGCCCGCGGCCGAATCGCTGCTGTCGCGCTTTCAGGTCGGGCGCGTGCTGGCCGATCCGGTGCTGTTCGAGGAGGCTGCGGCGCCCGGCGGGTGGCCCGGTCTCGTTTATCTGCGGCTGCATGGATCGCCGCGCCGCTACTGGTCGGCCTACGACGATGCGCTGCTCGAGCGGCTCGCATCGCGTCTGCGGCTCGCGCGCGAGGAGGGCGCCGCGTGCTGGTGCATCTTCGACAACACGGCAGGCGGCGAGGCGGTCGGCAATGCGATGACCCTGGCGCGGCTGCTTCAGAATCGCTGA
- the phnY gene encoding phosphonoacetaldehyde dehydrogenase: MTTLATPHPPHRDSAAFRAESLRIGGERVRRERTLDVFNPYTNERVGTVPLASVDDVREAFRIGHAYHSTLSRYERASILQRACALLRARAEEGAAIITMESGLCKKDALYEIGRVAEVLTFGATEALRDDGQVFSCDLTAHGKKRKVITLREPLLGVISAITPFNHPMNQVAHKVVPSIATNNRMVLKPSEKVPLSAFYLADILYEAGLPPEMFQVVTGDPREIADELITNAQVDLVTFTGGVAIGKYIAAKAGYRRIVLELGGNDPLIVMEDADLDRASDLAVQGSYKNSGQRCTAVKRMLVHKDVASEFTERVVEKTRRWKYGDPADASNDMGTVIDETAARRFELLVDEAVALGARLLVGNRREGALYSPTVLDKVRPEMTVVREETFGPVSPIIRFGSIDEAIAISNGTAYGLSSGICTDRMDYATRFANELKVGTVNVWEVPGYRIELTPFGGIKDSGLGYKEGVQEAIKSFTNGKTFTMPWG, translated from the coding sequence ATGACCACACTTGCCACACCCCATCCACCTCATCGTGACAGCGCGGCCTTTCGCGCCGAGTCCCTGCGCATCGGCGGCGAGCGCGTGCGGCGCGAGCGCACACTCGATGTGTTCAACCCGTACACCAACGAGCGCGTGGGCACCGTGCCGCTCGCTTCGGTGGACGATGTGCGCGAGGCCTTCCGCATCGGCCATGCGTACCACTCGACCCTGTCGCGCTACGAGCGCGCGAGCATCCTGCAGCGGGCCTGCGCACTGCTGCGTGCACGCGCCGAAGAAGGGGCCGCGATCATCACGATGGAGTCGGGCCTGTGCAAGAAGGACGCGCTATATGAGATCGGCCGTGTCGCCGAGGTGCTGACCTTCGGCGCGACCGAGGCGCTGCGCGACGACGGGCAGGTCTTCTCGTGCGACCTCACGGCCCACGGCAAGAAGCGCAAGGTCATCACGCTGCGCGAGCCGCTCCTGGGCGTGATCTCCGCGATCACGCCGTTCAACCACCCGATGAATCAGGTGGCGCACAAGGTGGTGCCGAGCATCGCGACCAACAACCGCATGGTGCTCAAGCCCTCGGAGAAAGTGCCGCTCTCGGCCTTCTACCTGGCCGACATCCTCTACGAAGCAGGCTTGCCGCCCGAGATGTTCCAGGTGGTGACGGGCGACCCGCGCGAGATCGCCGACGAGTTGATCACGAATGCGCAGGTGGACCTCGTCACCTTCACCGGCGGCGTGGCCATCGGCAAGTACATCGCCGCCAAGGCAGGCTACCGGCGCATCGTGCTGGAATTGGGCGGCAACGATCCGCTGATCGTGATGGAGGACGCCGACCTCGACCGCGCCTCCGACCTCGCGGTGCAGGGCTCGTACAAGAATTCGGGCCAACGCTGTACGGCAGTCAAGCGCATGCTGGTGCACAAGGATGTGGCGAGCGAGTTCACCGAGCGCGTGGTCGAGAAGACCAGGCGCTGGAAATACGGCGACCCCGCGGATGCGAGCAACGACATGGGCACGGTGATCGACGAAACCGCGGCGCGTCGGTTCGAGCTGCTGGTGGACGAGGCCGTGGCATTGGGCGCGCGGCTGCTCGTGGGCAATCGGCGCGAAGGCGCGCTCTATTCGCCCACCGTGCTCGACAAAGTGCGTCCCGAGATGACGGTGGTGCGCGAGGAAACCTTCGGCCCCGTCTCGCCAATCATCCGCTTCGGCAGCATCGACGAGGCGATCGCCATCTCGAACGGAACGGCCTACGGCCTCTCGTCGGGCATCTGCACCGACCGCATGGACTACGCGACCCGCTTCGCCAACGAGCTGAAGGTGGGCACGGTGAACGTGTGGGAGGTGCCGGGCTACCGCATCGAGCTCACGCCCTTCGGCGGCATCAAGGACTCGGGGCTGGGCTACAAGGAAGGGGTGCAGGAAGCGATCAAGTCGTTCACCAACGGCAAGACGTTCACGATGCCCTGGGGCTGA
- the psrA gene encoding iron-containing alcohol dehydrogenase PsrA, with protein sequence MSANYHNPVQSVYGAGALSSLPKLLDGRRAALVTFPEARAIGLLGRLESVLQGALACTIDQTRPNPDVAELAGLYEWFWRDHADVEVLIAVGGGSAIDTAKALMVANDAASFSDLVAGLAGERPFVPTRSKMLIAVPTTAGTGSEVTPWATVWDRERQKKYSLHLPETWPRYAVVDPELMLSLPAAVTLQSGLDALSHALEAIWNVNANPLSDTFAVSAVRDTLEVLPQLMGQLDNVELRGRMALAALKAGMAFSNTKTALAHSISYEMTLRYGLPHGIACSFLLPMVLERAIGRRADRDAVLHEALGMPLAEAPQQLAAFIESLGVKTRFADYGVGDDEAREMLLHAQGGARGKNFIGNDFAENQA encoded by the coding sequence ATGAGCGCCAACTACCACAACCCCGTACAGAGCGTGTACGGGGCAGGGGCCCTGTCGTCCCTGCCGAAACTGCTCGACGGCCGCCGCGCCGCATTGGTGACCTTTCCGGAGGCCCGTGCCATCGGCCTGCTGGGCCGGCTGGAATCGGTGCTGCAGGGCGCATTGGCCTGCACCATCGACCAGACGCGGCCCAACCCGGATGTCGCCGAACTGGCCGGCCTCTACGAGTGGTTCTGGCGAGACCATGCGGATGTGGAGGTGCTCATCGCGGTCGGCGGCGGCAGCGCCATCGACACCGCGAAGGCGCTCATGGTCGCGAACGATGCGGCGAGTTTTTCCGATCTCGTGGCAGGCCTTGCCGGCGAGCGGCCTTTCGTTCCCACGCGCAGCAAGATGCTGATCGCCGTGCCCACCACCGCCGGCACCGGCAGCGAGGTCACGCCCTGGGCCACGGTGTGGGACCGCGAGCGGCAGAAGAAGTATTCGCTGCACCTGCCCGAGACCTGGCCGCGCTATGCGGTGGTCGACCCGGAGCTGATGCTGTCGCTGCCCGCGGCCGTCACGCTGCAGAGCGGGCTCGATGCGCTGTCGCATGCGCTCGAAGCCATCTGGAACGTGAATGCGAATCCGCTGTCCGACACCTTCGCCGTCTCGGCCGTGCGCGACACGCTCGAGGTGCTGCCGCAGCTGATGGGACAGCTCGACAACGTCGAACTGCGGGGGCGCATGGCGCTCGCGGCGCTCAAGGCCGGCATGGCGTTCTCCAACACCAAGACGGCGCTCGCGCACTCCATCTCCTACGAGATGACGCTGCGCTACGGCCTGCCGCATGGCATCGCCTGCTCATTCCTGCTGCCGATGGTGCTGGAGCGCGCCATCGGCCGGCGCGCCGACCGCGACGCGGTGCTGCACGAAGCGCTCGGCATGCCGCTCGCAGAGGCACCGCAGCAGCTGGCGGCCTTCATCGAATCGCTGGGCGTGAAGACCCGCTTCGCCGACTACGGCGTGGGCGACGACGAAGCCCGGGAGATGCTGCTGCATGCGCAGGGCGGGGCGCGCGGCAAGAATTTCATCGGCAACGACTTCGCGGAGAACCAGGCATGA
- the phnA gene encoding phosphonoacetate hydrolase → MTDKPTLPGISVNGRSYKSPSQPVVVVCVDGCEPDYITQAIQAGVAPFMKKMLAAGSSLVGDCVVPSFTNPNNLSIVTGAPPSVHGICGNYFLDTAQGKEVMMNDPAYLRAETLLAVFSKAGAKVAVVTAKDKLRTLLGHRMEGICFSAEKADQATRANGGIDDVLALVGKPVPSVYSADLSEFVFAAGVKLMETQRPDLMYLSTTDYVQHKCAPGTAGANDFYAMMDGYLAQLDALGATIALTADHGMSPKTDAAGNPRIVFLQEVLDARLGTGRGRVILPITDPYVVHHGALGSFATVYLEAGVDVPALVEALRATDGIEQVLTRDEAAQRFELPPDRIGDLVVVSDHLAVIGTRASEHDLSGLTVPLRSHGGLSEQKVPLLFNRRLQGVDPKRRLRNFDIFDLALNHAIPATPAAT, encoded by the coding sequence TACATCACGCAGGCGATCCAGGCCGGTGTCGCGCCCTTCATGAAGAAGATGCTGGCCGCGGGCAGTTCGCTGGTGGGCGACTGCGTGGTGCCCAGCTTCACGAACCCGAACAACCTCTCGATCGTGACCGGCGCGCCGCCCTCGGTGCATGGCATCTGCGGCAACTACTTCCTCGATACCGCGCAGGGCAAGGAAGTGATGATGAACGACCCGGCCTACCTGCGCGCCGAGACGCTGCTGGCGGTGTTCTCCAAGGCCGGCGCGAAGGTCGCGGTGGTGACGGCCAAGGACAAGCTGCGCACGCTGCTGGGCCACCGCATGGAAGGCATCTGCTTCTCGGCCGAGAAGGCCGACCAGGCGACGCGCGCCAACGGCGGCATCGACGACGTGCTGGCGCTGGTCGGCAAACCCGTGCCCTCGGTCTACAGCGCGGATCTGAGCGAGTTCGTGTTCGCGGCCGGCGTGAAGCTGATGGAGACGCAGCGGCCCGACCTCATGTACCTCTCGACCACCGACTATGTGCAGCACAAGTGCGCGCCCGGCACGGCCGGCGCCAATGACTTCTACGCCATGATGGACGGCTACCTCGCGCAGCTCGATGCGCTGGGCGCCACCATCGCGCTCACCGCCGACCACGGCATGAGCCCGAAGACCGATGCGGCCGGCAATCCGCGCATCGTGTTCCTTCAGGAGGTGCTCGATGCGCGCCTCGGCACCGGACGCGGCCGGGTGATCCTGCCGATCACCGATCCGTATGTGGTGCACCACGGCGCGCTCGGCTCGTTCGCGACCGTCTACCTTGAAGCGGGTGTGGATGTGCCCGCGCTGGTCGAGGCGCTGAGGGCCACCGACGGTATCGAGCAGGTGCTCACGCGCGACGAAGCGGCGCAGCGCTTCGAACTGCCGCCGGACCGCATCGGCGATCTCGTGGTGGTGTCGGACCACCTCGCCGTGATCGGCACGCGCGCCTCGGAGCACGACCTGAGCGGCCTCACGGTGCCGCTGCGCTCGCACGGCGGGCTGTCCGAACAGAAGGTGCCGTTGCTGTTCAACCGGCGACTGCAGGGTGTCGATCCGAAGCGGCGACTGCGCAACTTCGACATCTTCGACCTGGCCCTGAACCACGCGATCCCGGCGACACCCGCCGCCACCTGA